In one Culex quinquefasciatus strain JHB chromosome 2, VPISU_Cqui_1.0_pri_paternal, whole genome shotgun sequence genomic region, the following are encoded:
- the LOC6048505 gene encoding 37 kDa salivary gland allergen Aed a 2, protein MKLVLLVVISFACAVTSTAWEPLSPEETLFIITRCQEDHFRHNLTKLKLWDNFVLPSDDVDTACYVKCIISMAEQFDNDTNSFKADNVMKQYEAFKSYTKLKKGDVLAYEKDLRGLGTLKDTGCTSFFNKYLPIYEKHKLVVNKLLLLDASIAAAIYKDNPDIKRHNESIFRHCEKKFFKPEDVKKLCNLRKTAVTDHPRLAEHEACLLRGLRYTRRDGSLNAQEILRDFHLVNITYEDEYLKEVVRNCSIEESTKDPAYLTCLYAHHELQGPMWKGTDYREIRSMNYFYLLRDPPEYDPKEIRMQVCAIDAEVGCVNGRECAED, encoded by the exons ATGAAGCTGGTACTACTTGTTGTAATTAGTTTTGCTTGTGCAGTTACA TCCACAGCATGGGAACCACTATCTCCCGAAGAAACGCTTTTCATCATCACACGCTGCCAGGAGGACCACTTTCGTCATAATTTGACCAAATTGAAGCTGTGGGATAACTTTGTCCTGCCGAGCGATGACGTCGATACTGCCTGCTACGTGAAGTGCATCATTTCGATGGCGGAACAGTTTGACAATGATACCAATTCCTTTAAG GCTGATAACGTCATGAAACAATACGAGGcgttcaaaagttacactaaattGAAAAAAGGGGACGTTCTTGCGTATGAGAAAGATCTTCGAGGTCTTGGTACTCTTAAGGATACGGGTTGTACGAGTTTCTTCAACAAATATCTTCCAATTTACGAAAAGCATAAACTTGTCGTCAATAAGTTGCTTCTGTTAGATGCAAGCATTGCTGCTGCAATTTATAAAGACAATCCA gaTATCAAAAGACATAACGAATCAATTTTCAGACACTGTGAGAAGAAGTTTTTCAAACCGGAAGATGTTAAAAAGTTGTGCAACTTGAGAAAAACCGCCGTTACGGATCATCCCAGACTTGCCGAGCACGAAGCTTGCCTTCTCCGGGGGTTGCGATACACCAGACGGGATGGAAGCTTGAATGCTCAGGAGATTCTGCGTGATTTTCATCTGGTAAACATAACCTATGAAGACGAATATTTGAAGGAAGTGGTGAGGAATTGCTCTATCGAGGAAAGCACGAAAGACCCCGCCTATTTGACGTGTCTCTACGCCCATCATGAGTTGCAGGGGCCGATGTGGAAGGGCACAGATTACCGGGAAATCAGATCGATGAACTACTTCTACTTGCTGCGAGATCCTCCGGAGTATGATCCTAAGGAAATTCGAATGCAAGTGTGTGCGATTGACGCCGAGGTTGGTTGCGTTAATGGGAGAGAATGTGCTGAAGATTGA